CGAAGATACCGAAATGCATCAACTTAAGCACGACAGAGCGGCTTTAAAAGACTCATTGCATCAACGTATCGTGAGTGCTTCAAAATAAGCATGTAAAACAAAGCTGGTGCCAGTTGGACACTGGCACCCACAAAGTTTAATTAACTGACGAGTTCCACATCCGTTTTCGGCACTGAGCAACACGCCAATACCTTACCTTCCGCTATCTCCGACTCTTGTATTGCAGGAACATCTGGCTGATGCACCAATCCTGACTGCACTGTCACTTTACATGCGCCACAAAAACCCGCTCGACAACTGTGTGCAATTGAAAGTCCAGCGTCTTCTGCCTGCTCTAACAGCGTTTTCTGATTGTTGCCTTCAAACACATTTCCATCAACGCTGATTTGCACCGCTTTGACTTGCTCTTCGGTTGCTGTCGCGACACCAAACGCCTCTTGATGATAATGATCTTCAGCCAGACCTTTTTTCATCATCAAGTTTTTCGCCTTCTGCATGAAGCCATCAGGCCCACAAACGAACACTTGTCGTTGATTCAAATCTGAGATGAGCTTTAGATGAGAGAGACTAAAGCGCCCTTTCAGGCCTTCCCAATCTTCACTCGGCTGAGTCAGTGAAATCATCACTGTCAGTTGGTCGTGTTTATTCTCGAGCAACTTAAGTTCATCAGCAAATGGGATATCATCAATAGTCGAACATTGATGGAAGAACACCACGTTGTTCACTGCGTCCCTATCTGAAAGATCACGTAGCATTGACATCATTGGCGTGACACCGCTACCTGCAGAAAGCAGTAGTAACGGTTCGTGATCGTTATTCGCCATATGGAAGCTACCGTTTGGTAGATCGGCGATTAGGGTGTCGCCCACTTGAAAATTGTCGAACAACCAATTTGAGACACTGCCGCCATCGATTCGTTTGACCGAAATAGACAGACGTCCCGGACGGGATGGACTCGATGATAGGGTATACAAGCGCTTAATTGTCTGGCCATCGATATCAAGCTCAATCGGAAGATGCTGGCCGGCTTTATAGTCTGGCATCGCTCCTTTTTGTGGCTCGAGCCAGAAAGTCTCAAAGTTACGCGCGACATGTTCACGTTCTACGCAGACAAACTCCTGTTTCTGAGCATCGAGATCTTCGTAGAACTCTTTATCTTTATACTCAAGCACCTCAATTTCATCGCCAGCTCGTATCATACCTTCGTTTTTAGCCACTAAGTTCTGACCGAAGAATACGCCACCCCGTTCATTAGCGCGGAAACGAGAAAAGGTTTTTAACGGCTCTTTGCTTTCGCGGAACTCACCTTTATCCACATCAACGGTTGTCAAAATACAGCGCTCACACGGTTTTACTGCTTCAAACTCTACCTCACCAATTTTAATGCGCTTCCAAGAGTCCTCAATAAATGGTTCATCCGAGCCCACCACTAAGTTGGTTCGAAACTGCTCCATAGAATGCGTTTCAGTACTGCGACGATTAAGCTCATCTAACGATCCTTGGCTGATAATAAGTAGTGGATAGCCATCAGCAAAGCTCACGTTATGACCTAGCTTCTCGCGAACACGATTAGATTGCTCACCAGTGAAAAGCAGCTCGACACGCTGCTCAAGGACTTGGCTAAACCAGTCGTCTGCTTCATCGGTCGTGGTATAAGCCGCGAAGTTATCGTTCCACACCGTCGCTGGCGTTTCTTGTAACTTGAAGCTGCTGTATTCCAGCTTCAACGGCGCCATACCTGGGTAGGTAAAGATGATACCGGTCGGCAGCAGACTCGAAGCCACCTTAACCATATTTGGGTA
This is a stretch of genomic DNA from Vibrio maritimus. It encodes these proteins:
- a CDS encoding hybrid-cluster NAD(P)-dependent oxidoreductase, with the translated sequence MSKSPLLSQINIYPVKSVGGISLSSSWVEKQGLCFDRRFMVALSDGAMVTARKYPNMVKVASSLLPTGIIFTYPGMAPLKLEYSSFKLQETPATVWNDNFAAYTTTDEADDWFSQVLEQRVELLFTGEQSNRVREKLGHNVSFADGYPLLIISQGSLDELNRRSTETHSMEQFRTNLVVGSDEPFIEDSWKRIKIGEVEFEAVKPCERCILTTVDVDKGEFRESKEPLKTFSRFRANERGGVFFGQNLVAKNEGMIRAGDEIEVLEYKDKEFYEDLDAQKQEFVCVEREHVARNFETFWLEPQKGAMPDYKAGQHLPIELDIDGQTIKRLYTLSSSPSRPGRLSISVKRIDGGSVSNWLFDNFQVGDTLIADLPNGSFHMANNDHEPLLLLSAGSGVTPMMSMLRDLSDRDAVNNVVFFHQCSTIDDIPFADELKLLENKHDQLTVMISLTQPSEDWEGLKGRFSLSHLKLISDLNQRQVFVCGPDGFMQKAKNLMMKKGLAEDHYHQEAFGVATATEEQVKAVQISVDGNVFEGNNQKTLLEQAEDAGLSIAHSCRAGFCGACKVTVQSGLVHQPDVPAIQESEIAEGKVLACCSVPKTDVELVS